A single Neospora caninum Liverpool complete genome, chromosome VIIb DNA region contains:
- a CDS encoding ATP synthase subunit beta, related → MASPALQTWWRTLARLPGVQARSNHFGPRALGHGARSVSPAAMASSASLLSPRSSCLRFLSSAAPSAKKPASAGTTPPAGTNLGRITQVIGAVVDVHFDEQLPPILNSLEVQGHSNRLVLEVAQHLGENTVRTIAMDATEGLVRGQKVVDTGAPIQVPVGVETLGRIMNVIGEPVDECGPVPAKKTYSIHRAAPLFADQSTEPGLLQTGIKVVDLLAPYAKGGKIGLFGGAGVGKTVLIMELINNVANKHGGFSVFAGVGERTREGNDLYHEMMTTGVIKRKKLEDGKFDFTGSKAALVYGQMNEPPGARARVALTALSVAEYFRDEQGQDVLLFIDNIYRFTQAGSEVSALLGRIPSAVGYQPTLATDLGQLQERITTTKKGSITSVQAVYVPADDLTDPAPATTFAHLDATTVLSRQIAELGIYPAVDPLDSTSRMLAPEIVGQEHYDTARATQKLLQDYKSLQDIIAILGMDELSEEDKLVVSRARKIQRFLSQPFTVAEVFTGKPGRFVELPETIKSAQTILRGECDDLPEMAFYMCGGLEEVRSKAVKMAQEAAGK, encoded by the exons atggcgtctcctgcgctccAAACGTGGTGGCGCACCTTGGCCCGCCTGCCGGGCGTCCAGGCGCGCTCGAACCACTTCGGTCCCCGCGCTCTCGGTCACGGTGCCCGCAGCGTTTCCCCTGCGGCGAtggcctcgtctgcctcgctgctGAGCCCTCGATCCTcttgcctccgtttcctctcctctgctgcCCCGAGCGCAAAGAAGCCGGCCAGCGCGGGCACGACCCCGCCGGCGGGCACAAACCTTGGGCGCATCACCCAAGTCATTGGAGCCGTCGTCGACGTCCACTTTGACGAGCAGTTGCCTCCGATTCTGAACAGCTTGGAAGTCCAGGGGCACTCAAACAGACTCGTCCTCGAGGTGGCTCAGCACTTAG GCGAAAACACCGTCAGGACGATTGCCATGGATGCCACTGAGGGCCTTGTGCGCGGGCAGAAAGTCGTTGATACTGGCGCCCCCATTCAG GTGCCCGTTGGCGTTGAAACCCTCGGGCGCATCATGAACGTTATTGGAGAGCCTGTGGACGAGTGCGGACCGGTgcccgcgaagaagactTACTCCATTCACCGTGCCGCTCCGCTCTTTGCTGACCAATCGACCGAGCCAG GCCTTCTGCAGACGGGCATCAAAGTCGTGGATCTCCTGGCCCCGTACGCAAAGGGCGGCAAGATCGGTCTCTTTGGGGGCGCAGGAGTCGGAAAGACAGTGCTGATTATGGAGTTGATTAACAACGTCGCGAACAAGCACGGCGGCTTTTCGGTGTTTGCTGGCGTCGGCGAGAGGACCCGCGAGGGGAACGATCTGTACCACGAAATGATGACGACCGGGGTGATtaagaggaagaagctggaaGACGGCAAGTTCGACTTCACTGGATCCAAGGCGGCGCTGGTGTACGGACAGATGAACGAACCGCCtggggcgcgcgcgcgtgttGCGCTGACGGCGCTCTCGGTCGCCGAGTATTTCCGCGACGAACAAGGCCAAGATGTGTTGCTCTTCATCGACAACATCTACCGCTTCACTCAAGCGGGCTCGGAAGTGTCGGCGCTGCTCGGCCGCATTCCCAGTGCCGTCGGCTATCAGCCGACGCTGGCGACAGATCTCGGCCAGCTGCAGGAGCGCATCAccacgacgaagaagggtTCGATTACTTCCGTACAGGCCGTGTACGTGCCGGCAGATGACTTGACGGATCCTGCGCCCGCGACTACCTTCGCCCATTTGGACGCCACGACTGTGCTGTCTCGACAGATTGCGGAGCTGGGTATTTACCCGGCCGTTGACCCTCTGGACTCCACCAGCCGCATGCTGGCTCCGGAGATTGTGGGCCAGGAGCACTACGACACGGCccgcgcgacgcagaagctgctgcaGGACTACAAGTCTCTGCAAGACATCATCGCCATTCTGGGTATGGACGAGCTCAGCGAAGAGGACAAGCTGGTCGTCTCGCGAGCGCGAAAGATCCAAAGGTTCCTCTCGCAACCCTTCACTGTGGCGGAAGTCTTCACCGGCAAACCCGGAAGATTCGTCGAACTGCCCGAAACCATCAAGAGTGCACAGACGATCCTCCGTGGCGAATGCGACGACTTGCCTGAAATGGCCTTTTACATGTGCGGTGGCCTCGAGGAAGTGCGGTCGAAGGCTGTGAAGATGGCCCAAGAAGCGGCCGGAAAGTAA